A region of Heliomicrobium gestii DNA encodes the following proteins:
- a CDS encoding S-layer homology domain-containing protein yields the protein MRKPLFLLAAWTLLSFGAGMAEASDISVRVADPEMPGAWKPVTVQREGTMTSENLPSPFLTVHAGENQALNSVFLVADAEGPQAVHVGSRITLTLPVGVEYMQIPTAETLDSYVAYPSMLNWFANSIFPEGDQPALRFVAATPRSLTVEIAHMRSKGMPFVEFVFYAKDRSMVRISPAVSWSQKKGDGADTMTRQEFFTYYIDVAPSLKGIEERVKGEESDLLRPFGDAQKVEPELRGRVAGLVKENLVIGRPGKQLAPDAPITRAEAVTLVTREQQWDTPASPAFADLETSWALGPISAAGAKGLVKGYPDGAFCPEQPLSWEEAVLLLGRVYDSNLSRRK from the coding sequence GTCCGTGTTGCCGATCCGGAGATGCCGGGGGCTTGGAAACCGGTTACCGTCCAGCGGGAAGGCACGATGACCAGCGAAAACCTGCCCTCGCCGTTTTTAACGGTCCATGCCGGTGAAAACCAGGCGCTGAACTCCGTTTTTCTGGTTGCTGATGCGGAGGGGCCGCAAGCGGTCCACGTAGGCAGTCGCATCACACTGACACTGCCCGTGGGTGTCGAGTACATGCAGATCCCTACCGCGGAAACACTGGACAGTTATGTGGCCTACCCGTCAATGCTCAACTGGTTTGCCAATTCCATCTTCCCGGAAGGTGATCAGCCGGCCTTGCGCTTTGTTGCGGCGACGCCTCGCTCCTTGACGGTGGAAATCGCCCACATGCGCTCCAAAGGGATGCCCTTTGTGGAATTTGTCTTCTATGCAAAGGATCGGAGCATGGTGCGCATCTCCCCGGCGGTGTCTTGGTCGCAGAAAAAAGGCGATGGCGCTGACACGATGACCCGCCAGGAGTTTTTCACTTATTATATCGATGTGGCGCCGTCGCTCAAAGGGATCGAGGAACGCGTCAAAGGAGAGGAATCGGACCTGTTGCGCCCCTTTGGCGACGCGCAGAAAGTGGAGCCGGAGCTGCGTGGCCGCGTCGCTGGGCTCGTCAAGGAAAATCTGGTGATTGGCCGTCCCGGGAAGCAACTGGCCCCCGATGCGCCGATCACCCGGGCCGAGGCAGTCACCCTGGTGACACGGGAACAGCAGTGGGACACCCCCGCTTCCCCTGCTTTTGCCGACCTGGAGACCTCCTGGGCCTTGGGGCCGATCAGCGCCGCCGGCGCCAAGGGGCTTGTCAAGGGATATCCCGATGGCGCCTTCTGCCCTGAGCAGCCCCTCAGTTGGGAAGAAGCAGTGCTTCTGCTCGGACGGGTTTACGACAGCAACCTGTCCCGACGGAAATAA
- a CDS encoding YolD-like family protein, whose protein sequence is MDERTHAFFTQNRLWQGSRMILPEHRAGAVEKIREAARSMPLPCPTQEYLEEIQALVLDACARGRAITLLINREGRLEKLTGIPLHVGQPPGLLRWRRAGSTESLPINAIVGVEEP, encoded by the coding sequence TTGGATGAACGCACCCACGCTTTTTTCACCCAGAACCGGCTCTGGCAGGGTTCGCGCATGATCCTGCCGGAACACCGGGCCGGCGCCGTTGAGAAAATCCGGGAAGCGGCTCGCTCCATGCCGCTCCCCTGCCCCACCCAGGAATACCTGGAGGAGATCCAGGCGTTGGTCTTGGACGCTTGCGCCCGAGGTCGCGCCATCACCTTGCTCATCAACCGTGAGGGCCGGCTGGAGAAGCTCACCGGCATTCCCTTGCATGTGGGGCAGCCGCCGGGCCTGTTGCGCTGGCGCCGCGCAGGGTCGACGGAAAGCTTGCCCATCAACGCCATCGTAGGGGTGGAAGAGCCATGA
- a CDS encoding DNA polymerase IV has translation MNGEPTVLLADMNSFYASVEVAHNPALREQPVLVCGDPERRHGIILAASRQAKSRGVKTAMTVGEARAICPDAVCVRPRMSLYMEVSWQIQQIARTLSPLVEPYSVDELFIDVRGAEHIWGGAVQAARVFRQKVWETVKVPCSIGIGPNKFLAKMACDIEAKKSPSGVALWREEHVEAKLHPLPTGKMFMVGSRMERHFRDMGLLTIGELAHYPPHYLTRRFGLRGHVYHNLAWGRDPSPVCSNSFEQVKSVGHSITLPRDYHRSEDIELILLELTDEVCRRARKLGKAGKTVSVGLRAYDLTRGFYRQTALACPSNLSGPVFEKAQVLFRRYWDGRPVRTVTVDLSGLEEDGALQQELFRDMDRQDRVSRTMDHIRDALGTTAVVRASSLLPAGQAQDRALKIGGHYR, from the coding sequence ATGAACGGCGAGCCCACGGTCCTCCTGGCGGACATGAACTCTTTTTACGCCAGCGTGGAGGTGGCCCACAACCCCGCATTGCGGGAACAGCCGGTGCTGGTTTGCGGTGATCCGGAACGGCGCCACGGCATCATCCTGGCCGCTTCCCGCCAGGCCAAGAGCCGCGGCGTGAAGACGGCCATGACCGTCGGCGAAGCGCGAGCCATCTGCCCCGATGCCGTCTGTGTGCGCCCGCGCATGAGCCTCTACATGGAGGTATCCTGGCAGATCCAACAGATCGCCCGCACCCTTTCGCCGCTCGTGGAGCCCTACAGCGTCGACGAACTGTTCATCGACGTGCGGGGCGCCGAACACATCTGGGGCGGCGCCGTCCAGGCCGCCCGGGTTTTCCGGCAAAAAGTCTGGGAGACGGTCAAGGTCCCCTGCTCGATCGGCATCGGCCCCAATAAGTTTTTGGCCAAAATGGCCTGTGATATAGAGGCGAAAAAAAGCCCCTCCGGCGTCGCCCTGTGGCGGGAGGAGCATGTGGAAGCAAAACTGCATCCCCTGCCGACAGGGAAGATGTTCATGGTCGGGTCGCGGATGGAGCGGCATTTTCGCGACATGGGCCTGCTCACCATCGGCGAACTGGCCCATTACCCGCCCCACTACCTGACACGGCGCTTCGGTCTTCGCGGCCATGTCTACCACAATCTGGCCTGGGGGCGCGATCCCTCGCCGGTTTGTTCAAACTCCTTCGAACAGGTCAAAAGCGTCGGTCACTCGATCACCCTGCCCCGGGACTATCACCGCAGCGAGGACATTGAGTTGATCCTGTTGGAATTGACAGACGAGGTCTGCCGGCGAGCGCGCAAACTAGGCAAAGCCGGCAAAACCGTCTCGGTCGGCCTGCGCGCCTATGATCTGACTCGAGGGTTCTATCGCCAGACCGCCTTGGCCTGCCCGTCAAACCTGTCCGGGCCGGTCTTTGAAAAGGCGCAAGTCCTTTTTCGCCGCTACTGGGACGGCCGTCCGGTTCGCACGGTCACAGTGGATCTCAGCGGCCTTGAAGAAGATGGCGCCCTCCAGCAGGAACTGTTCCGGGACATGGACCGGCAGGATCGGGTGAGCCGCACCATGGATCACATCCGCGACGCCCTGGGAACGACCGCCGTCGTCCGCGCCTCTTCCCTCCTGCCGGCCGGCCAGGCTCAGGACCGCGCTCTCAAGATCGGCGGCCATTATCGATAA
- the recJ gene encoding single-stranded-DNA-specific exonuclease RecJ, which yields MRWNFPSTQQIPFYPGYSPFQSALLARRGIGPAEAERFVRSGIEDMHDPLLLKGAAEAAAIIGDAIRGGLPITVYGDYDCDGVTGTALLVESLTKLGAAVDWYINSRFVEGFGMHPLGVEEIARRGTPRLIISVDNGISAVDAVRRARELGMQVVVTDHHEPGEELPLADAIVNPKQPGCAYPDKHLAGVGVAFKVMQLLFHAAGKPREILRSLDLVALGTVADVMPVTGENRVFIKNGLKLINWGDRTRTGLLAIKEAADLKGEVNAHYHLGFIFGPMLNATGRIDGVPTAAVELLLTTDRRRAAGLAAQLRKVNEERQELTRHQTETAFEQAQREGEDGFIVVYDPAFHEGIVGLIASRLKEAYQRPVLVLTDSPETGILKGSVRSVKGFSVKAHLIDDCADLLLKGGGHEMAAGCSLAKENLPALRRRLDAAVRQAPAELFVSTVDIDYVLRPDEIDGALVAQIEGFAPYGAGFPRPTFLLQPFQPEQVRFLGRERNHLRLSGQGVTAIGFNQAEDFRAANPAGPLALLGLPEINDYDGSIQFRMRNQGWRELEDPVGAAG from the coding sequence ATGCGGTGGAACTTCCCATCAACGCAACAGATACCTTTTTATCCTGGATATAGCCCTTTTCAGTCGGCCTTGTTGGCTCGGCGGGGGATCGGGCCTGCGGAAGCGGAGCGCTTTGTCCGCTCCGGCATCGAGGACATGCACGATCCCTTGCTGCTGAAGGGCGCTGCCGAGGCGGCGGCGATCATCGGCGATGCCATCCGTGGCGGGCTCCCCATCACCGTTTACGGCGACTATGACTGTGACGGCGTCACAGGGACGGCGCTGCTGGTGGAGAGTCTGACCAAGCTGGGCGCCGCCGTAGACTGGTACATCAACAGCCGCTTTGTAGAGGGATTCGGCATGCACCCCCTCGGTGTTGAAGAGATCGCCCGGCGTGGAACACCTCGCTTGATCATCTCTGTTGATAACGGGATCAGCGCCGTCGACGCCGTCCGCCGCGCGCGGGAGTTGGGGATGCAGGTCGTTGTCACCGACCACCATGAACCGGGTGAAGAACTGCCGCTGGCAGATGCCATCGTCAATCCGAAACAACCTGGTTGCGCCTACCCCGACAAACACCTGGCTGGCGTCGGCGTGGCCTTTAAGGTGATGCAGCTCCTGTTCCACGCAGCAGGGAAGCCGCGCGAGATCTTGCGTTCCCTCGACCTCGTCGCCCTCGGCACGGTCGCCGACGTGATGCCAGTGACCGGGGAAAACCGCGTTTTTATCAAAAACGGGTTGAAGCTGATCAACTGGGGCGATCGCACGCGAACGGGCTTGCTGGCGATCAAAGAAGCGGCCGATCTCAAGGGGGAGGTAAATGCGCACTACCACCTTGGTTTCATCTTTGGCCCTATGCTCAATGCCACCGGTCGCATCGACGGTGTGCCGACGGCGGCGGTGGAACTCCTGCTGACCACCGATCGCCGCCGAGCCGCTGGATTGGCGGCCCAACTGCGGAAGGTCAACGAGGAACGGCAGGAACTGACCCGCCATCAGACCGAGACGGCCTTTGAACAGGCCCAGCGGGAGGGGGAGGACGGCTTCATCGTCGTCTATGACCCCGCCTTCCACGAGGGGATTGTGGGGCTTATCGCTTCCCGGCTCAAGGAGGCCTATCAGCGGCCGGTACTGGTGCTGACGGACAGCCCGGAGACGGGGATTCTGAAGGGATCCGTTCGCAGCGTCAAGGGTTTCTCCGTCAAGGCTCATCTTATCGACGACTGCGCTGACCTGTTGCTCAAGGGCGGCGGTCATGAGATGGCCGCAGGCTGCTCCCTGGCCAAGGAAAACCTGCCCGCCCTGCGCCGGCGCCTGGACGCGGCGGTCCGACAAGCGCCGGCAGAGCTCTTTGTCTCTACCGTGGACATCGACTATGTGCTGCGCCCTGACGAGATCGACGGGGCGTTGGTGGCGCAGATCGAGGGCTTTGCCCCCTATGGCGCCGGCTTTCCCCGGCCTACCTTTCTCCTGCAGCCTTTTCAGCCTGAGCAAGTCCGTTTTCTGGGCCGCGAACGCAATCATCTCCGCCTCAGTGGTCAGGGTGTGACAGCCATCGGCTTTAATCAGGCCGAAGATTTCCGCGCGGCAAACCCCGCAGGCCCCTTAGCCCTCCTCGGTTTGCCCGAGATCAATGACTACGACGGTTCGATCCAGTTCCGGATGCGGAACCAGGGCTGGCGGGAACTGGAAGACCCGGTTGGCGCCGCAGGATAG
- a CDS encoding GNAT family N-acetyltransferase, which yields MEIITVTTVCQLEQCLKIRRDVFVGEQGVPESLEVDGFDRSPAECRHILLTLQGEPAATGRLTPYDETTIKVQRVAVCKGFRTGGLGRAIMKALEEEALRLGYRRCLLNAQIQAQGFYEKLGYTALSPEPFLEAGIWHVRMEKSIR from the coding sequence GTGGAAATCATCACTGTCACTACGGTGTGCCAGTTGGAGCAATGCTTGAAGATTCGCCGAGATGTTTTCGTCGGGGAACAGGGGGTGCCTGAGTCGTTAGAAGTGGATGGATTTGACCGTTCGCCGGCGGAATGTCGTCACATCCTGCTGACGTTGCAGGGAGAACCGGCGGCGACGGGCAGACTAACGCCCTATGACGAGACAACGATAAAAGTGCAACGTGTGGCCGTTTGCAAGGGGTTTCGAACTGGGGGACTGGGGCGCGCGATCATGAAGGCGCTGGAAGAGGAGGCCCTTCGCCTCGGTTACCGACGGTGCCTCCTCAATGCCCAGATCCAGGCGCAAGGATTCTATGAAAAGCTGGGGTACACCGCGCTTTCCCCGGAGCCCTTTCTTGAAGCCGGCATTTGGCATGTGCGCATGGAAAAGAGCATCCGCTAA
- a CDS encoding phage tail fiber protein: MIQEYKVALFTADPVLAKSYYGSYEMDVQVEVSGGGYARQPVTFQLVRTGDGYMARNAESVIFPEATASWGGITHMAIFLEGNRGFCTPLSEPSQVLSGETVEIRPGELALLIPLETCNCCKKAPGHSA; the protein is encoded by the coding sequence TTGATACAGGAATACAAGGTGGCCCTTTTTACCGCTGATCCCGTCCTCGCAAAGTCCTATTACGGCTCTTATGAGATGGATGTACAGGTGGAGGTGTCTGGCGGTGGGTATGCCCGTCAACCCGTCACTTTCCAGCTTGTCCGGACCGGTGACGGTTATATGGCCCGCAACGCCGAGTCGGTGATTTTCCCGGAAGCCACGGCATCTTGGGGCGGGATCACCCATATGGCCATCTTTTTAGAGGGGAACCGGGGATTCTGCACTCCTCTTAGTGAGCCCAGTCAGGTTTTATCGGGAGAGACAGTGGAAATCCGTCCCGGCGAGTTGGCGCTGTTGATCCCGCTGGAAACCTGCAATTGTTGCAAAAAGGCACCTGGCCATTCAGCCTGA
- a CDS encoding chemotaxis protein CheX: protein MDVKHIEPFVEALHNVLPMLGFQQITRGKLSVGERFVAGKGVLGLIGTTGDVAGNIAYNFTEEVAKKIASTMMGGMPVDTFDALAQSAVSELVNMLTANAAMTLEKGAITIDISPPTIILGQGSTITISSTRFLTIEYLVDGMHIDVNFGFNQK from the coding sequence GTGGACGTTAAACACATTGAGCCTTTTGTGGAAGCTCTTCACAATGTGCTGCCTATGCTCGGCTTTCAGCAGATCACCCGGGGGAAGCTTTCTGTGGGCGAACGTTTCGTGGCCGGGAAGGGCGTACTTGGTCTCATCGGCACGACAGGCGACGTGGCAGGGAATATCGCCTACAACTTTACCGAAGAAGTGGCCAAAAAAATCGCTTCGACGATGATGGGCGGGATGCCGGTCGATACCTTTGATGCGCTAGCCCAGAGCGCCGTATCGGAACTGGTCAATATGCTGACAGCGAACGCGGCCATGACCTTGGAAAAAGGGGCGATTACGATCGATATCTCGCCACCAACCATTATTTTGGGACAGGGTTCGACCATCACCATCAGCAGCACTCGTTTTTTGACGATTGAGTACCTGGTGGACGGGATGCATATTGACGTTAACTTTGGATTTAATCAAAAGTAA